In one window of Bradyrhizobium diazoefficiens DNA:
- a CDS encoding ABC transporter ATP-binding protein, which yields MGFHSKAGPVTVLDELDIDIQSGEFVALLGPSGCGKSTLLNLFAGILKPTGGSVTIDQKAVEGPNPRVGIVFQQHSLFPWMSVLENVAFGPKMLGRGDPIGTARTFLALVGLEKFEKSWPSRLSGGMQQRVGLARALATYPPVLLMDEPFGALDAQTRSIMQEELMKLWEQFHSTVVFVTHDIEEAIFLADRVIVMKTMPGGIKADLKINLPRPRNHTMIRSELFNRYRGEIFELIREETLKVFNRGK from the coding sequence ATGGGATTCCACTCGAAGGCGGGGCCGGTCACCGTGCTCGATGAGCTCGACATCGATATCCAGTCCGGCGAATTCGTCGCACTGCTTGGGCCGTCGGGATGCGGAAAATCGACGCTGCTTAATCTCTTCGCCGGCATACTGAAGCCGACGGGCGGCAGCGTAACGATCGATCAGAAGGCCGTGGAAGGGCCCAATCCCCGTGTCGGAATCGTGTTTCAGCAGCACTCGCTGTTCCCCTGGATGAGCGTGCTGGAAAATGTCGCGTTCGGACCCAAGATGCTCGGCAGGGGCGACCCGATCGGAACTGCCCGCACATTCCTGGCGCTTGTCGGTCTCGAAAAATTCGAAAAGTCGTGGCCGAGCAGGTTATCCGGCGGCATGCAGCAGCGCGTCGGCCTCGCGCGTGCCCTTGCGACCTATCCTCCCGTTCTACTGATGGACGAACCGTTCGGGGCGCTCGACGCGCAGACCCGGTCGATCATGCAGGAAGAACTGATGAAGCTGTGGGAGCAATTCCATTCGACCGTCGTGTTCGTCACCCATGACATCGAGGAGGCGATCTTCCTGGCGGATCGCGTGATCGTGATGAAGACGATGCCGGGCGGCATCAAGGCCGACCTGAAGATCAATCTGCCGCGGCCCCGCAACCACACGATGATCAGGAGCGAGTTGTTCAACCGATATCGCGGCGAAATCTTCGAACTGATCCGCGAGGAGACGCTCAAGGTCTTCAACAGAGGCAAATGA
- a CDS encoding ABC transporter permease — protein sequence MIDWDDIARRAVFAVVGIGLFVALWFIASIHLHSDVLLPEPTVVFRGFIDLLRDGSLLKDVGASLKRVLGGFAIASLLAIPLSLLMASVRPLDLLMSPVISFLRPIPPIAWIPIAILWFGIGDPPSYFITAIASFFPIFINSYAGGKSVQPQHIYAARSLGAGPRALFLRIYLPSAMPMIATGLRVGLGQSWMAVVTAELIAAHSGLGYMIQANRLALETGLVLVGMCVIGLLGALMSLGLGVIERHVLIPWKQN from the coding sequence ATGATCGACTGGGATGACATCGCGCGCCGCGCCGTCTTTGCCGTCGTCGGCATCGGGCTCTTCGTTGCCCTCTGGTTCATTGCGTCTATTCACCTTCACAGCGACGTCCTCCTGCCGGAGCCGACGGTCGTCTTCAGGGGGTTCATCGACCTATTGCGTGACGGCTCTCTGCTGAAGGACGTAGGCGCCAGTCTAAAGCGCGTATTGGGCGGCTTTGCCATCGCATCGCTCCTGGCGATTCCGCTTTCGCTGCTGATGGCTTCGGTGCGGCCGCTCGATCTTCTGATGTCGCCGGTGATCTCGTTCCTGCGTCCGATTCCGCCGATCGCGTGGATTCCGATTGCGATCCTCTGGTTCGGCATCGGCGACCCGCCAAGCTATTTCATCACGGCGATTGCTTCGTTCTTTCCGATCTTCATCAACAGCTACGCGGGCGGCAAGTCAGTCCAGCCGCAGCACATTTACGCAGCGCGATCGCTGGGCGCCGGGCCGCGCGCCTTGTTCCTGAGAATCTATTTGCCGTCCGCGATGCCGATGATTGCCACAGGCCTGCGGGTTGGCCTCGGCCAGTCATGGATGGCGGTCGTCACCGCGGAGCTGATCGCGGCGCATTCAGGTCTCGGCTACATGATCCAGGCCAACCGTCTTGCGCTCGAGACAGGTCTGGTTCTGGTCGGCATGTGCGTGATCGGCCTGCTCGGGGCACTCATGTCGCTCGGACTGGGCGTTATCGAGCGGCATGTCCTCATTCCCTGGAAGCAGAACTGA
- a CDS encoding ABC transporter substrate-binding protein, which yields MRDRPARGTHVARTGRYRAACPHSLEAELTRPIVVITHPKRLAACLRLLPIIGTCLSLAVGNAAADDASIRIAYPSGMNAQVVIAMEKAGIAEKAGLKPEYTAFQYGPPMMEALASGAIDTVVTSLMPITSYAVKVPGGIKIVAMVGQSSHSLLVAKDSGITTAEALAGKTVGVSFGSDSHLDLLVWLGEHDLKGKVTLVNIAPAELASSLASKSVDAILIRQPQVLRLQQQTGAKTLHTWPFRFVSVVRTKFLEEHPREVAAYQAALRNAMVYVAQNHAQAAKWFGEYARTDPAIIEEVSSDDPLYNKKASDIDLSVAASDRALIAKWSDDALAQGMIKKKLDVGSLFEK from the coding sequence GTGCGTGATCGGCCTGCTCGGGGCACTCATGTCGCTCGGACTGGGCGTTATCGAGCGGCATGTCCTCATTCCCTGGAAGCAGAACTGACGAGGCCAATCGTGGTTATCACTCATCCAAAGAGGCTCGCTGCCTGTCTGCGGCTTTTGCCCATCATCGGTACCTGTCTCTCGCTGGCGGTTGGTAATGCGGCCGCCGACGACGCATCGATCCGGATTGCGTACCCAAGCGGGATGAATGCCCAGGTCGTGATCGCCATGGAGAAGGCGGGCATCGCCGAAAAGGCTGGCCTGAAACCCGAATACACCGCATTCCAGTACGGACCGCCGATGATGGAAGCGCTTGCCTCGGGCGCAATCGATACGGTCGTCACCAGCCTGATGCCCATCACGAGCTACGCGGTGAAGGTGCCGGGGGGCATCAAGATCGTGGCAATGGTCGGGCAATCCAGCCACTCGCTCCTCGTCGCCAAGGACAGCGGAATCACGACGGCGGAGGCCCTCGCGGGCAAGACCGTCGGGGTGTCGTTCGGTTCGGACTCCCATCTCGACCTGCTGGTCTGGCTGGGAGAGCATGACCTCAAGGGCAAGGTGACGCTCGTCAACATAGCACCGGCCGAGCTTGCCTCGTCGCTCGCCTCGAAGTCGGTGGATGCGATCCTGATCCGGCAGCCGCAGGTCCTGCGTCTGCAGCAGCAGACCGGAGCCAAGACGCTTCACACCTGGCCATTCCGGTTCGTCTCGGTCGTGAGGACGAAGTTCCTCGAGGAGCATCCGAGGGAAGTGGCCGCCTATCAGGCCGCGCTGCGCAATGCCATGGTGTATGTTGCACAAAATCACGCCCAGGCGGCAAAATGGTTTGGCGAATATGCGCGCACTGATCCGGCGATCATCGAAGAAGTCTCGTCCGATGATCCGCTCTACAACAAAAAGGCTTCCGATATCGATTTAAGCGTGGCTGCGAGCGATCGTGCGCTGATTGCCAAATGGTCCGATGATGCACTCGCGCAGGGCATGATCAAGAAGAAGCTGGATGTGGGCTCGCTGTTCGAGAAGTAG
- a CDS encoding metallophosphoesterase translates to MTKPASDTFHLWVFSDAHVATDKAVSAAIRNGMEFMPPAGYPESLASALKQSENGGELGGPAFPWDVALDLGDNAGLWDLPDDKQGREVARQFSVLRNHSREHIYSIGGNHDASPGRENWWFRKWVDPMGENTENSGVDNSRRPYPIEGTWERYSFKVGNILFLMMSDRNDLPYPVGRRETGGGSPAGAVTGDTWDWWRKHVESAGDDTIILSCHHHMLRETTVASGDFEGVSQYPDGSYRHGRYHGVDGVPEGASYLYFVDDQPKAQRFEQYLDEHPGCIDIWLGGHTHTFPTDIVNGRSHVERKWKTSFVNCAQLSKYHSFVTCPPMSRHFTFTAGSPLVRVRCYLHDDSHAAQGWYAPAERVLELNRPFFPS, encoded by the coding sequence GTGACAAAACCTGCCAGCGACACCTTTCACCTTTGGGTCTTCTCGGACGCACACGTCGCCACCGACAAGGCCGTGTCAGCCGCGATCCGCAATGGCATGGAATTCATGCCGCCGGCCGGCTACCCGGAGAGTCTCGCCTCCGCGCTGAAGCAATCGGAGAATGGCGGCGAGCTTGGTGGCCCCGCCTTTCCGTGGGATGTCGCCCTCGATCTCGGCGACAATGCCGGTCTATGGGATCTGCCGGACGACAAGCAGGGTCGCGAAGTCGCGCGTCAGTTCTCCGTTCTGCGCAACCATAGCCGCGAACATATCTATTCGATCGGGGGTAATCACGACGCTTCTCCGGGGAGAGAAAACTGGTGGTTCAGGAAGTGGGTTGATCCCATGGGAGAGAATACCGAAAACTCCGGTGTCGATAATTCGCGGCGGCCCTACCCAATTGAGGGCACCTGGGAGCGCTATTCCTTCAAAGTCGGCAATATCCTGTTCCTGATGATGAGCGACCGCAACGACCTTCCCTATCCAGTCGGTCGCCGCGAGACCGGGGGCGGCTCGCCTGCCGGCGCCGTGACCGGCGATACCTGGGACTGGTGGCGCAAGCACGTCGAGAGCGCGGGGGATGATACGATCATTCTGAGCTGCCATCACCACATGCTGCGCGAGACCACCGTAGCGTCGGGTGACTTCGAAGGCGTCTCGCAATATCCCGACGGCAGCTATCGTCACGGACGATACCACGGCGTCGACGGCGTACCCGAGGGGGCCTCCTATCTGTATTTCGTCGACGACCAGCCCAAGGCGCAAAGGTTCGAACAGTACCTGGACGAACATCCCGGTTGTATCGACATCTGGCTCGGCGGACACACCCACACATTTCCAACCGATATCGTCAACGGGCGTAGCCATGTCGAGCGCAAATGGAAGACCAGTTTCGTCAACTGCGCGCAACTTTCGAAATATCATTCATTCGTGACCTGCCCGCCCATGAGCCGCCACTTCACGTTCACGGCCGGCTCGCCGCTGGTCCGTGTCCGCTGCTACCTTCACGATGACAGCCATGCCGCACAGGGCTGGTACGCCCCCGCCGAGCGCGTGCTCGAACTCAATCGCCCGTTCTTTCCGAGCTAG
- a CDS encoding phospholipase D family protein, translating to MRLLTTPSSLEAAFCQLLVRHKRLSFAVAWASHGFPGYEQLLKHEHKIRRATVGIHFYQTHPSFIERFLKDKRVRFAMDSSGVFHPKLYLFESSDEDWSCLIGSANFTAAAFSMNTEACLLFEAGDDRSAATKRKLDKALEGYWGSGDYFDPDDLEQYRFLWNLSRQRQKGIAGGFSDKRGAKPVLRIPLLKMSWSAYYQKVLRDRQRAVDKRTAVLNEARRLFEAKGSLSRMSTPERRGIAGTAPDGDIPWGWFGSMRVARIFPVLVKDNSLALSQALDAIPLRGEVRREHYLDYIAAYLGAFPQKRGHGLATATRLLAMKRPDYFVCLDSPNRDRLCEEFGIKLGHHDYERYWDCVIEHIMISRWWTSSRPAAARAGAIWDGRAAFLDSLYYRPKPKGN from the coding sequence ATGCGCTTGCTAACCACGCCTTCATCGCTTGAAGCGGCTTTTTGCCAGCTACTCGTTCGTCATAAAAGGCTGTCATTTGCGGTCGCATGGGCCTCGCATGGCTTTCCAGGGTACGAACAACTTCTCAAGCATGAGCATAAGATCCGGCGCGCAACGGTCGGCATCCACTTCTATCAAACCCATCCGTCGTTCATTGAGCGTTTCTTGAAGGACAAACGCGTAAGGTTCGCGATGGACAGCTCGGGTGTATTCCACCCGAAGCTTTATCTCTTTGAGAGTTCGGACGAGGATTGGTCGTGCCTGATCGGAAGCGCTAATTTTACGGCCGCCGCTTTCAGTATGAATACGGAGGCTTGCCTGCTCTTCGAGGCTGGCGATGATCGTAGCGCTGCGACAAAGCGAAAGCTCGACAAGGCGCTGGAAGGCTATTGGGGGTCCGGAGATTATTTCGATCCGGATGATCTCGAACAGTATCGCTTCCTGTGGAATCTGTCTCGCCAGCGGCAGAAAGGGATAGCGGGTGGCTTCTCTGACAAGCGCGGGGCGAAACCGGTTTTGCGAATTCCGCTCCTGAAGATGTCATGGAGCGCCTATTATCAGAAGGTCCTGCGAGACCGGCAGCGTGCCGTTGATAAGCGGACCGCGGTACTCAATGAGGCGCGCCGTCTGTTTGAGGCCAAGGGATCTCTGTCGCGGATGTCCACACCGGAACGCCGGGGCATTGCGGGAACTGCTCCAGACGGGGATATCCCTTGGGGTTGGTTCGGCTCGATGCGAGTTGCACGCATCTTCCCCGTGCTCGTCAAGGACAACAGTCTAGCCCTGTCGCAGGCGCTCGATGCGATACCGCTAAGGGGAGAAGTCCGTCGCGAGCACTATCTCGACTATATTGCAGCCTATCTCGGGGCCTTCCCGCAAAAGCGGGGTCATGGCCTGGCAACCGCGACGCGGTTGCTGGCAATGAAGCGACCGGATTATTTCGTCTGTCTTGACTCGCCGAACCGGGACCGTCTCTGCGAAGAGTTTGGCATCAAGCTCGGCCATCACGACTATGAACGCTATTGGGACTGTGTGATTGAGCACATTATGATCTCCCGATGGTGGACCTCGTCCCGACCGGCTGCCGCCAGAGCAGGTGCCATCTGGGATGGTAGGGCAGCCTTTTTGGATTCTCTCTATTACAGACCCAAACCAAAGGGGAATTGA
- a CDS encoding PD-(D/E)XK nuclease family protein encodes MSEEVDLETRLAAAITDPDFEKLELAMGDPNIFRALAIERQEIRHSNFFAYLLDPGENHGLGDILLRKFLRDIFADSRAQGRTLFDADLMDFSDVDVRREWRGIDILIDFPNDVIVVENKVDSSEHSQQLSRYRGIVDGEFGAKQKHFVFLTPLGSDPVDESDRKVYINYSYEQIAGILANVLELYRDSISDKMGLYVEDYLTTINRELLMNDKLNDLARKVYKAHKSAFDFVFENRPDPASVLYPYFEEEFKARGFVIGSRNKGYVRFTSRELADRLPRIAGVGWPDKEVFLFEIDYFWSDQNAVAKAIISPGNEELRETILSAAKDLKSYRKPEGKKWSSFYLKKSKFVASEVYNEDEAEIKAKVRRVVEAIEADANEIFTTIAKALPPAA; translated from the coding sequence GTGAGCGAGGAAGTTGACCTGGAGACGCGGCTGGCGGCTGCTATCACGGATCCGGATTTCGAGAAGCTTGAACTGGCGATGGGCGATCCCAATATTTTCCGCGCGTTGGCGATCGAGCGGCAGGAAATCCGGCATTCGAATTTCTTCGCCTACCTGCTCGACCCGGGCGAAAATCACGGTCTCGGCGACATTCTGCTGCGCAAATTCCTCCGCGACATTTTCGCCGACAGCCGGGCGCAGGGACGCACACTGTTTGATGCCGATCTGATGGATTTCAGCGATGTCGATGTACGGCGCGAGTGGCGAGGCATCGACATCCTGATCGATTTTCCCAACGACGTAATCGTCGTGGAGAACAAGGTCGATTCGTCGGAGCACTCGCAGCAACTCAGCCGCTACAGAGGCATCGTTGATGGAGAATTCGGTGCCAAGCAAAAACACTTCGTCTTTCTGACGCCGCTCGGTTCAGACCCTGTCGATGAGAGCGATCGAAAAGTCTACATCAACTATTCTTATGAGCAGATAGCCGGCATACTCGCCAACGTACTCGAACTCTATCGCGACTCCATAAGCGACAAGATGGGCCTTTATGTTGAGGATTACCTGACCACCATCAATCGTGAGCTCCTCATGAACGACAAGCTGAATGACCTCGCACGCAAGGTTTACAAGGCGCATAAGTCCGCGTTCGATTTCGTCTTCGAGAACCGTCCCGATCCGGCCAGCGTCCTTTATCCATATTTCGAGGAGGAATTTAAGGCGCGCGGTTTCGTGATCGGGTCGCGCAACAAGGGGTATGTGCGCTTCACATCCCGGGAGTTGGCGGACCGGCTGCCGCGGATAGCGGGTGTAGGTTGGCCCGATAAGGAGGTGTTCCTGTTCGAGATCGACTATTTCTGGTCAGATCAGAACGCCGTTGCCAAGGCAATTATCTCGCCGGGGAATGAGGAGCTGCGGGAGACGATCCTGTCAGCTGCTAAGGACCTGAAGTCCTACCGCAAGCCTGAAGGAAAAAAATGGTCTTCCTTCTATCTGAAGAAATCCAAGTTTGTGGCGTCGGAGGTCTACAATGAGGATGAGGCCGAGATCAAAGCCAAAGTGAGGAGAGTCGTCGAAGCCATAGAGGCGGATGCGAACGAGATATTTACGACCATTGCAAAGGCACTACCGCCAGCGGCGTAG
- a CDS encoding DNA-binding protein → MQPDAAPQTKDVSLAEDVLRGTEAIADFLFHGTSDDQRGRNRRKVYWLAESSRLPVFRLGSRLCARKSKLLDFIAAQENRVIQPGE, encoded by the coding sequence ATGCAGCCAGACGCCGCGCCACAGACGAAAGATGTTTCGCTAGCCGAGGACGTACTCAGGGGCACGGAAGCCATCGCTGACTTTCTGTTTCACGGGACCAGCGACGATCAGCGCGGTCGTAACCGGCGCAAGGTTTACTGGCTGGCTGAATCTTCACGGCTGCCGGTCTTCAGGCTCGGCTCGAGGCTTTGCGCCCGCAAGTCAAAGCTGCTGGATTTCATCGCAGCGCAAGAGAACCGTGTTATCCAGCCCGGCGAGTAG